In one Nicotiana sylvestris chromosome 8, ASM39365v2, whole genome shotgun sequence genomic region, the following are encoded:
- the LOC104217854 gene encoding secretory carrier-associated membrane protein 1-like produces the protein MENPRCKSAWPRALEDLREGEHGNRGAIGGLGVEGRSSEKTGEEGRWLKELRQKEEAAARAAIVVEAKNWPPFFPIIHHDIANEIPVHLQKLQYAAFTAFLGLFARLLWNIIALTIAWIREGDVKIWFLSVIYFISSVPGAYVLWCRPLYRDLGK, from the exons ATGgaaaaccctagatgcaagtcggcatggcccagggcccttgaagaccttagggaAGGCGAGCATGgcaatagaggagccattggaggcttaggagttgaagggagatcatcggagaagaccggagaagaagGTCGGTGGTTGAAG GAATTGAGACAAAAAGAAGAGGCTGCTGCAAGAG CAGCCATTGTTGTTGAGGCGAAAAATTGGCCTCCATTCTTCCCAATTATCCATCACGACATTGCAAATGAAATACCTGTTCATTTGCAAAAGCTGCAATATGCTGCATTTACTGCATTTTTGG GACTTTTTGCGCGCCTTTTATGGAATATCATAGCTCTCACTATAGCATGGATTAGAGAAGGAG ATGTCAAGATCTGGTTCCTTTCTGTTATCTACTTCATATCGAGTGTTCCAGGAGCCTATGTATTGTGGTGTCGTCCTCTTTATCGTGATTTAGGTAAATAA